CCATGAGGTAACCGTGGGAGAATATAAAAAATTTACAGGAGCTGCCGGGCATACAATGCCGGAACCTCCGGATAAAGAATGGTTAGATTCACACACACCCACAAAAATGCTTTATGCTTCTACCGGAAAAACATGGTGGGGTTGGGGGACAAGTTTACCGATGCATCATGTAACTTGGTTTGATGCCATAAAATATTGTAATTGGTTGAGTGCACAAAACGGATTGGAAAAGTGTTATACCCAAAACGGAGACGGAGGTTGGGATTTTAATCGTGCGAAAAACGGCTATAGGTTGCCAACTGAAGCTGAGTGGGAATTTGCAGCAAGAGGAGGCAATAAAAGTCAAAAATTCAAATATAGCGGAAGCAATGACATTAATGCTGTTTGTTGGTATGATGAAACTTCAAAATTAGCAGGACCAAAAAATGTTAAAACAAAGAAAGCGAACGAACTCGGCATTTATGATATGAGCGGAAATGTTTGGGAATGGTGTAGTGATTATTATAAATCATCTTTCTATGCTTCATCTCCGGCAACAGATCCCTTTTGCAGTACATCAACCCCATATCGTGTGTTAAGAGGAGGCTCGTGGCATTACAGAGCTGAACTTGCAAAAGTAACAAGCAGAGACGGACCTAAAGCTGCAAAAACAAACTATAATTACGGTTTCAGGGTAGCAAAAAACAAATAAAATATTTATTTATAGGGGCGGTTCAAATTAAGAGTCGCCTTTTTAATCTTCTCAAAAATATTTTAGATTAATATATTGTATCGTAAAATGTTATTTATAAAGTGTAAAAAAACAATACTCCTTATTATACTGACAGTTTCTTTTAGTATATATTCATGTAATAAAGACAAAAAAGAAGCAGAGCTTGCACTAATGTTTTCCTATATTGATGAGAATAATATAATTGTTGACACTTTGCCGAGCGGTCTTTTATTTTCCGAAACAGGTTTCTCTACTCCGGAAACATTAGAGTCTGATTATCCTAAACAAGGAGATACTGTTGTTACTGTTTATAAGGCATTTGTATTAACAACGGGGAACATTACAACATTATTCGATGAAACAACAACCTCTGAACCGGGATATTATGTTTATAAAGAAGACCCTGTTATTGAAGGTTGGGAAGAAGCAATAGGACTTATGAAAAAAGATATTTCTGCAACTGTTGTCATTCCTTCAAAACTTGCTTACGGAAAAGACCAGGTAGGAATTATTCCTCCTTATTCACCCTTAGTTTTTGAAGTACGTGTTAAAAATATTATAAGTTCTTCAAAATAAATATACTCTAAAAAGCTTAATACTATTGTTTTGAGAAATAGAACTTACCCAAAAAAGATTGTACTTACAGGTCCGGAATCAACCGGAAAAACAACGTTATCCGAACAACTTTCAAAAGAATATAATACAATTAATGTTCCTGAGTTTGCCAGAGAATATATTGAAGATATAAAATATAAATATACTTTTGAAGATGTTGTATATATTGCAGAAAAACAAATTAAACAACTTATCGAACAAAATTATCCCGGAGCAAAAGATTTTGTTTTTTTTGATACCGGATTAATTATTACAAAAATTTGGTTTCTCGAAGTTTTTAAAAAAGTTCCTGAATTTGTTGAGGAAGCAATAAGAACTATTAATGTTGATTTGTATCTGTTGTGTTTTCCCGATATAAAATGGATACAAGATTGTGTAAGAGAAAACGGGGGCGAAAAAAGAATTTATTTATTTAACAAATACAAAAAGGAACTTGATTTATACAAGTTTAAGTATTTTATTATAACCGGAGACGTAAATTCAAGGTTTTTATCTGCAAAAAAATATTTATCTTCGGCATATTGTTTGTAGATTAGATACTGAAACTTAAACGAAAAAATCAAACGTAAATTAAATTTAATGATTATGAAAACAAATATTAAACTAATTCTTCTTACAGGACTCCTTGTGTTTTCGGGAATTCTTGTAAACACAAAAAGTTCTGCTCAGGTAGGCTATAGTGACGAGTTAGATAAAAACCGATTAGTTTATTGGTTTTATGTAGGTGTAAGAGAAGTTGAAAATGCCAATACCGGTTATGTAAGCTACGGGTTACAAAGGAAAGGTTCAAGAATACTGCACGGAACAATGAAAGAATATGACCGCGAATTATGGAAATATCTCGGACAGGGAAGTAAAATGGCAATAGGTCCTTTTAATGATTTTGAGGAAGCAAGGAAAGCTTATATTTTTTATGAAATACAGGATGAGCCTCATAAATTAGATTCAACATTTGATGATAATCAAACTGTATTTTGGTTTATTTTGCACGTAAAGAAAAGAGCTCGATCCGGAGCATATCAATTAATAAGAAAGCCCGGTGCTATTGCTTCCGGAAGTTATAGTGATTTTGAT
This DNA window, taken from Bacteroidales bacterium, encodes the following:
- a CDS encoding formylglycine-generating enzyme family protein; this encodes MKLSIIKTSILFFSILFLSTFVFGQSPKMILVEGGTFTMGSNSGVPEEKPAHKVTVSSFYICDHEVTVGEYKKFTGAAGHTMPEPPDKEWLDSHTPTKMLYASTGKTWWGWGTSLPMHHVTWFDAIKYCNWLSAQNGLEKCYTQNGDGGWDFNRAKNGYRLPTEAEWEFAARGGNKSQKFKYSGSNDINAVCWYDETSKLAGPKNVKTKKANELGIYDMSGNVWEWCSDYYKSSFYASSPATDPFCSTSTPYRVLRGGSWHYRAELAKVTSRDGPKAAKTNYNYGFRVAKNK
- a CDS encoding FKBP-type peptidyl-prolyl cis-trans isomerase, producing MLFIKCKKTILLIILTVSFSIYSCNKDKKEAELALMFSYIDENNIIVDTLPSGLLFSETGFSTPETLESDYPKQGDTVVTVYKAFVLTTGNITTLFDETTTSEPGYYVYKEDPVIEGWEEAIGLMKKDISATVVIPSKLAYGKDQVGIIPPYSPLVFEVRVKNIISSSK
- a CDS encoding ATP-binding protein, whose product is MRNRTYPKKIVLTGPESTGKTTLSEQLSKEYNTINVPEFAREYIEDIKYKYTFEDVVYIAEKQIKQLIEQNYPGAKDFVFFDTGLIITKIWFLEVFKKVPEFVEEAIRTINVDLYLLCFPDIKWIQDCVRENGGEKRIYLFNKYKKELDLYKFKYFIITGDVNSRFLSAKKYLSSAYCL